The Malus domestica chromosome 06, GDT2T_hap1 genome has a segment encoding these proteins:
- the LOC103437422 gene encoding rab GTPase-activating protein 22-like isoform X2, with protein sequence MITHQKQPMKALRRSHTSSNPPPPSNSTSSPSSNSTSSPSSNSTSSPSPSSSWIHLRSVLLVVASSSSTPVSTDRGSLKSPWSRRRKKHALLPKQWKSLFTPDGKLTDGGLKFLKKVRSGGVDPSIRAEVWPFLLGVYDVNSSKEERETVKKQNRKEYENLRRQCWRILTQSDKSLKLKETSGNSSTEGSGDFSQVLDCFDQGDVTSARKSISTEGGNQLPKDSDNPVGNQAVQTSESLEADGGKSGVTCEDPYAAYTESTDSDSSEESDITRPLLSTDVTEENYVDDKTKESSSPSNIENKPKVHSAEDFATWQKIIRLDAVRANDEWIIYSPSQADVSEIKARGLAESVGLKDYDHLEPCRIFHASRLVGILEAYALYDPEIGYCQGMSDLLSPIISVVEEDHEAFWCFVGFMKKARHNFRLDEAGIRRQLGLVSKIIKCKDVPLYKHLEKLQAEDCFFVYRMVVVLFRRELSFEDTLCLWEVMWADQAAVRVGIAKSAWGRIRQRAPPTDDLLLYAIAACVLQRRKTIIEKYSSMEEIMRECNSMAGRLDVWKLLDDAHDLVVTLHDKV encoded by the exons ATGATTACGCATCAGAAACAACCAATGAAAGCCCTACGGCGGAGTCACACTTCTTCTAATCCACCTCCACCGTCAAATTCCACATCTTCACCGTCGTCAAATTCAACATCTTCACCGTCGTCAAATTCCACATCTTCACCGTCACCGTCGTCGTCATGGATTCATTTGCGATCGGTTTTGTTAGTCGTTGCTTCCTCGTCTTCCACACCAGTTTCCACTGATCG GGGCAGTCTTAAATCACCTTGGTCCCGTAGGAGAAAAAAACATGCCCTTCTACCCAAACAATGGAAAAGTTTATTTACACCAGATGGGAAACTCACTGATGGGGGTCTCAAGTTTTTAAAGAAAGTTCGCAGCGGA GGTGTTGATCCAAGTATTCGAGCTGAAGTGTGGCCGTTTCTTCTTGGAGt CTACGATGTGAACAGTTCCAAGGAAGAAAGAGAGACTGTTAAAAAACAGAATAG AAAAGAATATGAAAACTTACGGAGACAGTGCTGGAGAATTTTAACACAAAGTGATAAGAGCTTGAAGTTGAAGGAAACTTCTGGTAACAGTAGCACTGAGGGCAGTGGGGATTTTAGTCAAGTTTTAGATTGTTTTGACCAAGGGGATGTTACAAGTGCCAGGAAATCCATTTCAACTGAGGGTGGAAACCAATTACCCAAGGATTCGGATAACCCTGTAGGCAATCAAGCTGTTCAGACTTCTGAATCACTTGAAGCAGATGGTGGGAAAAGTGGAGTCACCTGTGAAGATCCCTATGCTGCCTATACGGAATCAACTGATTCTGATTCCTCTGAAGAATCTGATATCACTCGACCATTACTATCCACTGATGTTACTGAAGAAAATTATGTTGATGACAAGACTAAGGAGAGCTCTTCTCCCTCCAATATAGAAAACAAGCCCAAAGTCCACTCAGCAGAAGATTTTGCCACATGGCAGAAGATCATCCGCCTTGATGCTGTGCGTGCAAATGATGAATGGATTATTTACTCACCATCACAGGCTGATGTGTCAGAGATCAAGGCACGAGGACTAGCCGAAAGTGTCGGGTTAAAGGATTATGATCACTTGGAGCCATGCAGGATTTTTCACGCCTCTCGCCTGGTTGGAATCCTGGAAGCCTATGCTCTGTATGATCCTGAGATTGGGTACTGCCAGGGGATGAGTGATCTACTCAGTCCTATTATCTCAGTGGTGGAAGAGGACCATGAAGCCTTCTGGTGCTTTGTGGGTTTTATGAAAAAGGCACGGCATAATTTTCGACTGGATGAAGCAGGAATCCGGAGGCAACTTGGCCTTGTCTCGAAGATTATAAAGTGCAAAGATGTTCCTCTCTACAAACACCTGGAGAAGCTTCAAGCGGAGGATTGCTTTTTTGTGTACAGAATGGTGGTGGTTCTCTTCAGGAGAGAGTTGAGCTTTGAGGATACGCTTTGCCTCTGGGAGGTAATGTGGGCAGATCAGGCAGCAGTCAGGGTGGGGATCGCCAAGTCTGCTTGGGGAAGGATTAGGCAAAGAGCCCCTCCTACTGATGATCTCTTGCTCTATGCAATAGCAGCCTGTGTGCTACAAAGAAGGAAGACTATAATAGAGAAGTACAGCAGCATGGAAGAGATCATGAGGGAGTGCAATAGCATGGCGGGCCGTCTGGATGTGTGGAAGCTTTTAGATGATGCCCATGACTTGGTGGTGACTCTTCATGACAAGGTTTAG
- the LOC103437421 gene encoding metal-nicotianamine transporter YSL1-like, with protein MNMELEPREKKEVERDDMEEDTIVHPEGLVGTILPWTEQLTVRGVVASIVIGTVFSVIAMKLNLTTGIVPNLNVSAALLAFVFIRTWTNLLKKAGFKSKPFTRQENTMIQTCAVACYSIAVGGGFASYLLGLNKKTYELSGVNTEGNSATAVKEPGLGWMTGFLFLVCFVGLFVLIPLRKIMIVDLKLTYPSGLATAVLINGFHTQGDKMAKKQVHGFMKYFSVSFLWGFFKWFYSATEECGFSQFPTFGLQAWKNTFYFDFSMTFVGAGMICSHLVNLSLLLGSVLSFGVMWPLIGRLKGHWFSESLDEYDMKSLYGYKVFLSVSLILGDGMYNFIKILACTIVNIHVRLKNKNLPLDVERKAKPIEEKQNEIFLSENIPTWVAVAGYVVFSIISIIAIPMMFPELKWYYVIVAYMLAPSLAFCNAYGAGLTDINMAYNYGKVALFVLAAMTGKEHGVVAGLAGCGLIKSVVSVACILMQDLKTAHLTFTSPRAMFVSQAIGTLLGCVTAPLSFFLFYKAFDVGNPHGEFKAPYALIYRNMAILGVQGFSALPQHCLQLCYGFFAFAVLVNLVRDFSPKIGKWMPLPMVMGVPFLVGAYFAIDMCIGSLIVFVWHKLNSKKAVLMVPAVASGLICGEGLWTLPASILALAKVKPPMCMKFLGS; from the exons atgaacatggaGTTGGAACCACGAGAGAAGAAGGAGGTAGAGAGAGATGACATGGAAGAAGACACGATAGTTCATCCCGAGGGGCTGGTTGGGACTATCCTTCCGTGGACAGAGCAGCTAACAGTCCGGGGAGTCGTCGCGAGCATAGTGATTGGAACGGTGTTCAGTGTGATAGCCATGAAGCTAAACCTCACAACTGGGATTGTTCCTAATCTCAATGTCTCCGCTGCTCTCCTCGCCTTCGTGTTCATCCGAACGTGGACGAACCTGCTCAAGAAGGCCGGATTCAAATCAAAACCCTTCACTCGGCAGGAGAATACTATGATTCAGACTTGTGCTGTTGCTTGTTATAGTATTGCTGTGGGAG GTGGATTTGCATCTTATTTGTTGGGATTAAACAAGAAGACATATGAGCTCTCAGGTGTGAACACAGAAGGAAACTCTGCAACCGCTGTTAAGGAACCTGGGCTTGGTTGGATGACTGGCTTCCTTTTTCTAGTCTGCTTTGTTGGCCTTTTTGTCTTGATTCCTCTGAGAAAG aTTATGATAGTTGACTTGAAATTGACTTATCCAAGTGGTTTGGCAACTGCGGTTCTCATCAATGGCTTCCACACTCAGGGAGATAAGATGGCTAA GAAGCAAGTACACGGATTCATGAAGTATTTTTCAGTCAGCTTCCTGTGGGGATTTTTCAAGTGGTTTTACAGTGCCACAGAAGAATGCGGATTCTCGCAGTTTCCGACATTCGGATTGCAAGCGTGGAAGAATAC ATTCTATTTCGATTTTAGCATGACTTTTGTGGGAGCAGGCATGATATGCTCCCATCTGGTAAACCTGTCTTTGCTTCTCGGATCTGTGCTCTCCTTCGGGGTAATGTGGCCGCTCATTGGCCGGCTTAAAGGACACTGGTTCTCGGAGAGTTTAGACGAATACGACATGAAGAGTTTATACGGTTACAAGGTTTTCCTCTCGGTTTCCCTAATCCTCGGTGACGGGATGTACAACTTCATCAAGATTCTGGCTTGCACCATTGTTAATATTCATGTCAGATTGAAGAACAAGAATCTCCCATTGG ATGTCGAGCGCAAGGCAAAGCCGATTGAAGAAAAACAGAACGAAATCTTCCTCAGCGAAAACATCCCTACGTGGGTTGCAGTCGCCGGATACGTTGTCTTTTCAATCATTTCGATAATCGCGATCCCGATGATGTTCCCGGAGCTTAAATGGTATTATGTTATAGTAGCCTACATGCTTGCTCCGTCTCTTGCATTCTGCAATGCGTACGGAGCTGGTCTAACCGATATAAACATGGCTTATAACTACGGAAAGGTTGCCCTCTTCGTGCTGGCAGCAATGACGGGGAAAGAGCACGGTGTGGTGGCAGGGCTTGCCGGGTGCGGTCTCATCAAATCGGTGGTTTCCGTGGCATGCATTCTGATGCAAGATCTCAAGACAGCCCATCTAACTTTCACCTCTCCTAGAGCAATGTTTGTGAGCCAAGCCATTGGCACTTTACTAGGCTGTGTGACAGCTCCTCTCAGCTTCTTCCTATTCTACAAGGCATTCGATGTGGGAAACCCGCACGGAGAATTCAAAGCTCCGTACGCCTTGATCTACAGAAACATGGCGATTCTAGGCGTTCAAGGCTTCTCGGCGCTGCCTCAGCATTGCCTGCAGCTCTGCTACGGCTTTTTCGCGTTCGCAGTGTTGGTTAACCTAGTCAGAGACTTTTCGCCTAAGATTGGAAAATGGATGCCACTTCCGATGGTCATGGGCGTTCCCTTTCTGGTCGGGGCATACTTTGCCATAGACATGTGCATTGGGAGTCTGATTGTGTTTGTATGGCACAAGCTTAACAGCAAGAAGGCCGTGCTGATGGTTCCGGCGGTTGCTTCCGGATTGATTTGCGGCGAAGGGTTGTGGACTCTTCCCGCTTCCATTCTTGCTCTGGCCAAAGTAAAACCCCCAATGTgcatgaaatttttgggttcctAG
- the LOC103409634 gene encoding protein HLB1-like codes for MSTAEQPPAQNGLEPDQTNPKPESESELVPDPEAKPEPAPELKAEPAPAPEPKIKPEPVREPEAKPEPVTEAEVRPEPLPEHELVVADGGDPNVKEVIEASIQPHGQGAAHPELKKDEGSRTFTMRELLSGLKNDQSNEVANDSNSPYSYSEESPQEQHSEQNIAAMELINSVTGTDDDGRSRQRVLTFAAKRYASAIERNPHDYDALYNWALVLQESADNVSPDSTNPSKDALLEEACRKYDEATHLCPTLHDAFYNWAIAISDRAKMRGRTKEAEELWKQATKNYEKAVLLNWNSPQALNNWGLALQELSAIVPAREKQTIVRSAISKFRAAIQLQFDFHRAIYNLGTVLYGLAEDTLRTGGSGHPKEVSPNELYSQSAIYIAAAHALKPNYNVYSSALRLVRSMLPLPYLKVGYLTAPPAGKPIAPHSDWKRSEFVLNNEGLQQVSKNEQKHVPQGISSRSVEAAIKVAVPDIVSVSACGDLTLPPGAGLCIDTIHGPIYLVADSWESLDGWLDAIRLVYTIYARGKSDVLAGIVTG; via the exons ATGTCCACCGCCGAACAACCCCCCGCCCAGAACGGACTTGAACCAGACCAAACAAATCCGAAACCCGAATCCGAATCAGAACTAGTGCCAGATCCTGAAGCTAAACCGGAGCCAGCGCCTGAACTCAAAGCTGAACCAGCACCGGCGCCAGAACCCAAAATTAAACCGGAACCGGTGCGCGAACCCGAAGCTAAACCCGAGCCAGTGACGGAGGCCGAAGTTAGACCGGAACCCCTACCCGAACATGAACTGGTGGTGGCAGATGGCGGCGATCCGAATGTGAAGGAAGTGATCGAAGCCTCGATCCAACCGCACGGCCAAGGAGCTGCGCACCCGGAGCTGAAGAAAGATGAAGGAAGCCGTACATTCACGATGAGAGAGCTTCTTAGTGGCTTGAAAAATGACCAATCTAACGAGGTCGCTAATGATTCCAACTCCCCTTACAGTTACAG TGAAGAAAGCCCACAAGAGCAACACTCAGAGCAGAACATTGCTGCAATGGAGTTGATCAACAGTGTCACTGGTACCGATGATGACGGTCGGTCTCGCCAACGGGTTCTTACTTTTGCTGCCAAGAG GTATGCTAGTGCAATAGAAAGAAACCCACATGATTATGATGCACTTTACAATTGGGCGCTGGTTCTTCAG GAAAGTGCAGATAATGTTAGTCCAGATTCTACTAATCCTTCTAAAGATGCTTTGCTTGAGGAGGCTTGCAGAAAGTATGATGAGGCTACCCATCTGTGCCCAACACTTCATGAT GCTTTCTATAATTGGGCTATTGCTATCTCTGATCGGGCAAAAATGCGTGGTCGTACAAAGGAAGCTGAAGAACTATGGAAGCAG GctacaaaaaattatgaaaaagcaGTGTTGCTCAACTGGAACAGTCCCCAG GCACTTAACAACTGGGGACTTGCTCTGCAG GAACTCAGCGCAATTGTTCCTGCACGGGAAAAGCAAACAATTGTAAGATCTGCAATAAGTAAG TTCCGCGCAGCTATTCAGTTGCAGTTTGATTTCCATCGAGCAATTTACAATCTTGGAACCGTATTG TACGGATTGGCTGAGGACACACTAAGAACTGGGGGATCTGGACACCCCAAAGAAGTTTCACCTAATGAGTTGTATAGTCAATCGGCTATCTACATTGCAGCTGCTCATGCTTTGAAACCAAATTACAAT GTTTACAGTAGTGCCTTGCGGCTCGTGCGATCCATG CTTCCTTTACCATATCTTAAAGTTGGATATCTTACCGCACCACCAGCGGGAAAACCAATTGCACCTCATAGTGATTGGAAACGATCagagtttgttttgaataatGAAGGGCTTCAACAG GTTAGCAAAAATGAGCAAAAGCATGTACCCCAAGGCATCTCAAGCAGATCAGTAGAAGCAGCTATAAAAGTTGCTGTTCCCGATATCGTTTCTGTTTCAGCATGTGGAGATCTGACTTTACCACCTGGTGCTGGCCTCTGCATCGATACAATTCACGGACCCATCTATCTG GTTGCCGATTCATGGGAATCCCTTGATGGATGGCTTGATGCAATCCGTCTAGTTTACACCATCTATGCGCGGGGTAAGAGTGATGTTCTGGCAGGTATTGTAACAGGCTGA
- the LOC103437422 gene encoding rab GTPase-activating protein 22-like isoform X1, with protein sequence MLFGGGADGWKWIVFAEASTGAGGGGGGGRSGWHLGGGVGGGSGFWSWTASSNVGLAVAVTAMAGIALAATVVYSRRGSLKSPWSRRRKKHALLPKQWKSLFTPDGKLTDGGLKFLKKVRSGGVDPSIRAEVWPFLLGVYDVNSSKEERETVKKQNRKEYENLRRQCWRILTQSDKSLKLKETSGNSSTEGSGDFSQVLDCFDQGDVTSARKSISTEGGNQLPKDSDNPVGNQAVQTSESLEADGGKSGVTCEDPYAAYTESTDSDSSEESDITRPLLSTDVTEENYVDDKTKESSSPSNIENKPKVHSAEDFATWQKIIRLDAVRANDEWIIYSPSQADVSEIKARGLAESVGLKDYDHLEPCRIFHASRLVGILEAYALYDPEIGYCQGMSDLLSPIISVVEEDHEAFWCFVGFMKKARHNFRLDEAGIRRQLGLVSKIIKCKDVPLYKHLEKLQAEDCFFVYRMVVVLFRRELSFEDTLCLWEVMWADQAAVRVGIAKSAWGRIRQRAPPTDDLLLYAIAACVLQRRKTIIEKYSSMEEIMRECNSMAGRLDVWKLLDDAHDLVVTLHDKV encoded by the exons ATGCTCTTCGGCGGGGGAGCTGATGGTTGGAAATGGATCGTGTTCGCGGAGGCTAGCACCGGCGccggtggcggtggtggtggagggAGAAGCGGCTGGCACCTCGGCGGCGGCGTCGGTGGCGGAAGCGGCTTCTGGTCTTGGACTGCTTCCTCCAATGTCGGCTTAGCCGTCGCCGTCACGGCCATGGCCGGTATCGCCTTGGCCGCCACAGTCGTCTACTCTCGTAG GGGCAGTCTTAAATCACCTTGGTCCCGTAGGAGAAAAAAACATGCCCTTCTACCCAAACAATGGAAAAGTTTATTTACACCAGATGGGAAACTCACTGATGGGGGTCTCAAGTTTTTAAAGAAAGTTCGCAGCGGA GGTGTTGATCCAAGTATTCGAGCTGAAGTGTGGCCGTTTCTTCTTGGAGt CTACGATGTGAACAGTTCCAAGGAAGAAAGAGAGACTGTTAAAAAACAGAATAG AAAAGAATATGAAAACTTACGGAGACAGTGCTGGAGAATTTTAACACAAAGTGATAAGAGCTTGAAGTTGAAGGAAACTTCTGGTAACAGTAGCACTGAGGGCAGTGGGGATTTTAGTCAAGTTTTAGATTGTTTTGACCAAGGGGATGTTACAAGTGCCAGGAAATCCATTTCAACTGAGGGTGGAAACCAATTACCCAAGGATTCGGATAACCCTGTAGGCAATCAAGCTGTTCAGACTTCTGAATCACTTGAAGCAGATGGTGGGAAAAGTGGAGTCACCTGTGAAGATCCCTATGCTGCCTATACGGAATCAACTGATTCTGATTCCTCTGAAGAATCTGATATCACTCGACCATTACTATCCACTGATGTTACTGAAGAAAATTATGTTGATGACAAGACTAAGGAGAGCTCTTCTCCCTCCAATATAGAAAACAAGCCCAAAGTCCACTCAGCAGAAGATTTTGCCACATGGCAGAAGATCATCCGCCTTGATGCTGTGCGTGCAAATGATGAATGGATTATTTACTCACCATCACAGGCTGATGTGTCAGAGATCAAGGCACGAGGACTAGCCGAAAGTGTCGGGTTAAAGGATTATGATCACTTGGAGCCATGCAGGATTTTTCACGCCTCTCGCCTGGTTGGAATCCTGGAAGCCTATGCTCTGTATGATCCTGAGATTGGGTACTGCCAGGGGATGAGTGATCTACTCAGTCCTATTATCTCAGTGGTGGAAGAGGACCATGAAGCCTTCTGGTGCTTTGTGGGTTTTATGAAAAAGGCACGGCATAATTTTCGACTGGATGAAGCAGGAATCCGGAGGCAACTTGGCCTTGTCTCGAAGATTATAAAGTGCAAAGATGTTCCTCTCTACAAACACCTGGAGAAGCTTCAAGCGGAGGATTGCTTTTTTGTGTACAGAATGGTGGTGGTTCTCTTCAGGAGAGAGTTGAGCTTTGAGGATACGCTTTGCCTCTGGGAGGTAATGTGGGCAGATCAGGCAGCAGTCAGGGTGGGGATCGCCAAGTCTGCTTGGGGAAGGATTAGGCAAAGAGCCCCTCCTACTGATGATCTCTTGCTCTATGCAATAGCAGCCTGTGTGCTACAAAGAAGGAAGACTATAATAGAGAAGTACAGCAGCATGGAAGAGATCATGAGGGAGTGCAATAGCATGGCGGGCCGTCTGGATGTGTGGAAGCTTTTAGATGATGCCCATGACTTGGTGGTGACTCTTCATGACAAGGTTTAG